One genomic segment of Erpetoichthys calabaricus chromosome 7, fErpCal1.3, whole genome shotgun sequence includes these proteins:
- the LOC114654362 gene encoding GTP-binding protein Di-Ras2 — MPEQSNDYRVVVFGAGGVGKSSLVLRFVKGTFRESYIPTIEDTYRQVISCDKSICTLQITDTTGSHQFPAMQRLSISKGHAFILVFSITSKQSLEELKPIFEQICQIKGDVESIPIMLVGNKCDETQNREVETGDGEAMAKKWKCAFMETSAKTNHNVKELFQELLNLEKRRTVSLQIDGKKNKQQKRKEKLKGKCVVM; from the coding sequence ATGCCAGAACAAAGCAACGATTATCGAGTGGTGGTCTTTGGAGCAGGAGGTGTAGGCAAGAGTTCGTTAGTGCTGAGGTTTGTGAAAGGCACCTTCAGGGAAAGCTATATCCCCACAATTGAGGACACCTACCGACAGGTGATCAGCTGTGACAAAAGCATCTGCACCTTACAAATCACAGACACAACTGGAAGCCATCAGTTTCCAGCCATGCAGCGTCTGTCCATCTCCAAGGGTCATGCCTTCATCCTTGTTTTCTCCATCACAAGCAAGCAGTCCCTGGAAGAGCTAAAGCCAATTTTTGAACAAATCTGCCAAATCAAAGGGGATGTGGAGAGCATTCCTATTATGCTAGTGGGGAATAAGTGTGATGAGACTCAGAACCGTGAGGTGGAGACCGGTGATGGAGAAGCAATGGCCAAGAAATGGAAATGTGCATTTATGGAGACGTCAGCCAAGACCAACCACAATGTCAAGGAGCTCTTCCAAGAGCTACTCAACCTGGAGAAACGCAGGACAGTGAGCCTTCAGATTGATGGAAAGAAGAACAAGCAACAGAAACGGAAAGAAAAACTTAAGGGCAAGTGTGTAGTCATGTGA